From a single Hypanus sabinus isolate sHypSab1 chromosome 7, sHypSab1.hap1, whole genome shotgun sequence genomic region:
- the bdnf gene encoding brain-derived neurotrophic factor encodes MNILFLTMVISYFGCLKAAPMKDAGGRDHVASLYSGTLDGLGGGGRGADVSPHGLGVLANTVEHVLEELLEEEPETQPNDGGGGGGGGGKDVDLYSSRVMLSGQVPLEPPLLFLMEEYRNYLEAANMSARVRRHSDPGRRGELSVCDSISQWVTADKKKTAVDMSGQTVSVLEKILVQNGQLKQYFYETKCNPKGFTNEGCRGIDKKHWNSQCRTSQSYVRALTMDSRKKIGWRFIRIDTSCVCTLTFKRGR; translated from the coding sequence ATGAACATCCTGTTCCTTACTATGGTTATCTCATACTTCGGTTGCCTGAAAGCTGCCCCAATGAAAGACGCCGGAGGCCGAGATCATGTCGCCTCGCTCTATTCCGGGACACTGGACGGTCTGGGCGGCGGAGGAAGGGGAGCGGACGTCTCTCCCCATGGACTTGGGGTTTTGGccaacacggtggagcacgtgctggaggaactcttggAGGAGGAGCCCGAGACCCAGCCGAACGACggcgggggaggaggaggaggaggaggcaagGACGTGGATTTGTACTCGTCCCGGGTGATGCTGAGCGGCCAAGTGCCTTTGGAGCCCCCTTTGCTCTTTCTGATGGAGGAGTACAGGAACTACTTGGAGGCGGCCAACATGTCAGCGAGGGTTAGACGCCACTCGGACCCGGGCAGACGGGGCGAGCTCAGCGTCTGTGACAGTATTAGTCAGTGGGTGACGGCCGACAAGAAAAAGACAGCCGTAGACATGTCGGGCCAGACCGTCAGCGTCCTAGAGAAGATCCTCGTCCAGAACGGCCAGCTCAAGCAGTACTTTTACGAGACCAAATGCAACCCCAAAGGTTTCACCAATGAAGGCTGCAGAGGGATAGACAAGAAGCATTGGAACTCACAGTGCAGAACCAGCCAATCTTACGTGCGAGCTCTCACCATGGATAGTAGGAAGAAAATTGGgtggagatttataaggatagACACGTCGTGTGTATGTACATTAACCTTTAAGAGGGGAAGATAG